The Meriones unguiculatus strain TT.TT164.6M chromosome 9, Bangor_MerUng_6.1, whole genome shotgun sequence genome window below encodes:
- the Cgrrf1 gene encoding cell growth regulator with RING finger domain protein 1 isoform X3, whose product MRQVKNPFGLEITNSSSASLATGLTLMADCLEDSHLTCYWGCSVQRLYEALQKHTHCFRISTPRALEEALYSDYLHREQYFIKKHSKEELYCQLPSDTDIEDFGPVPRPRYPLVALLTLADEDDREIYDIISMVSVIHIPDKTYKLPCRILYQYLILAQGQFYDLKQLFMSANNGPTPSSNPSPADTSAEQSLLEKAGLAGTEVEPVEESSRDCVVCQNGAVNWVLLPCRHACLCDSCVCYFKQCPMCRQFVQESFALCSQKEPDKDVLETS is encoded by the exons ATGAGACAAGTGAAGAATCCTTTTGGCTTAGAGATCACTAATTCGTCCTCAGCTTCTCTAGCAA CAGGCCTGACCTTGATGGCAGACTGCCTCGAGGATAGTCACCTCACGTGCTACTGGGGGTGCAGTGTCCAGAGGCTCTACGAGGCTCTTCAGAAGCACACGCACTGCTTCAGGATAAGCACCCCGCGAGCTCTGGAAGAGGCACTGTACAGCGACTATCTTCACCGAGAGCAGTATTT TATCAAAAAGCACAGCAAAGAAGAACTATATTGCCAGTTACCAAGTGACACTGACATTGAAGACTTTGGCCCGGTGCCCAGACCTCGCTATCCATTGGTAGCTCTATTGACCCTCGCTGATGAGGATGACCGAGAAATTTATGACATT atttccATGGTGTCAGTAATTCATATTCCTGATAAGACTTACAAACTTCCCTGCAGAATATTGTATCAATATTTAATCCTGGCTCAAGGTCAATTTTATGATCTTAAG cAGCTTTTCATGTCTGCAAATAATGGTCCCACTCCCTCCAGCAACCCCTCTCCAGCAGACACAAGTGCAGAGCAGAGCTTGTTGGAGAAGGCGGGCCTGGCTGGGACAGAGGTGGAGCCAGTGGAGGAGAGCAGCAGGGACTGCGTGGTGTGCCAGAACGGGGCCGTGAACTGGGTGCTCCTGCCTTGCCGGCACGCGTGTCTGTGCGACAGCTGCGTGTGCTACTTCAAGCAGTGTCCCATGTGCCGGCAGTTTGTGCAGGAATCCTTTGCACTTTGCAGTCAGAAGGAGCCAGACAAGGATGTGCTGGAAACTTCCTGA